The following proteins are co-located in the Apium graveolens cultivar Ventura chromosome 5, ASM990537v1, whole genome shotgun sequence genome:
- the LOC141660419 gene encoding uncharacterized protein LOC141660419 has protein sequence MNYDMWEDDMEMHSHLSALNKTGNDLFLIVRVTRIWNNTTSPGILIRYNMILLDCENNHMHAVVAPELSNLFAGIIIPGSIYCIRNMNVSPSSGLFRPVHSKDMIHFTAPTTVVLDLNNDLFIPMHKFHITPLNELRDSFYFYGSEHQPVYSTDVVGVVENLKAMRTVQTRHGSRDLMRFNIVDGI, from the exons ATGAACTATGATATGTGGGAAGATG ATATGGAGATGCACAGTCATTTGTCTGCTTTGAATAAGACTGGGAATGATTTGTTCCTGATAGTTCGTGTCACCAGGATTTGGAATAATACTACTAGCCCTGGCATTTTGATTCGTTACAATATGATTTTGTTAGATTGTGAG AATAACCATATGCACGCAGTTGTTGCTCCAGAGCTTTCGAATCTCTTTGCTGGTATTATTATTCCAGGTAGCATCTATTGCATCAGAAACATGAATGTTTCCCCATCTAGTGGTTTGTTTAGGCCTGTACATTCGAAGGATATGATCCATTTTACTGCCCCCACCACTGTTGTATTGGACCTGAACAATGATCTCTTCATCCCGATGCATAAGTTTCATATTACACCATTGAATGAGCTTCGCGATTCTTTCTATTTTTATGGATCTGAACACCAGCCTGTGTACTCTACAG ATGTCGTTGGAGTTGTTGAGAATCTGAAAGCCATGAGGACTGTGCAGACGAGACATGGTTCAAGGGATCTTATGCGCTTCAATATTGTTGATGGAATATAA